In Actinoplanes sp. NBC_00393, a single genomic region encodes these proteins:
- a CDS encoding helix-turn-helix domain-containing protein, with protein sequence MEVPSGPIDGSHPVWSTDRMRSAVHDDEAGTVIRLARQAAGWTLGELGARCGYSASTMSRLERGQNPLHLVEVRRRLADVLGIPPQHLGLSPTRVRHTTTGAMAFPGAVAPDKLPEPQTSGDGDSMRRRTLLTGMAVTAAVSVSTPVPAVASNGLEGLLFASALPTAPLKPPAAAPRLADAHRAYAASRYAELGRTLPGLLAQLHATHDAAAGGARDTAAGMLARAYVLASSLCAKDGEDALGWVLADRSLTMARHTGDGLLVASAAHTMAIAMRREGHHAGAVGLLRTTAERLDADGRDATDALIAAYGNLLCTAAYASAQAGRAGDAGTFLDEAASSAGRLRRPADGRVIPFSAATVNIYAIGVYTALGDTPAALDAARQVEAAQLPGPERYGRYCVDTARAWAAHGRPERAVQALLAAERHAPEEVHRPSVRDLVSRLRYAPTSTPEGLRGLAARLGVR encoded by the coding sequence ATGGAGGTCCCGAGCGGTCCGATCGACGGCTCCCATCCGGTGTGGAGCACCGACCGGATGCGCAGCGCGGTGCACGACGACGAGGCCGGCACTGTCATCCGCCTCGCCCGCCAAGCCGCCGGCTGGACCCTCGGTGAACTCGGTGCCCGCTGCGGTTACAGCGCCTCCACGATGTCCCGCCTCGAGCGCGGACAGAATCCGCTGCACCTGGTCGAGGTGCGGCGGCGCCTGGCCGATGTGCTCGGCATCCCGCCGCAACATCTCGGCTTGTCACCGACGCGGGTACGACACACCACCACCGGAGCAATGGCGTTCCCGGGTGCCGTTGCTCCCGATAAGCTGCCCGAACCTCAGACGAGCGGAGACGGCGACTCGATGCGCAGGCGAACCCTCCTCACCGGCATGGCGGTCACCGCAGCCGTCAGCGTGAGCACTCCGGTTCCCGCCGTCGCCTCGAACGGATTGGAGGGTCTGCTGTTCGCCAGTGCGCTGCCGACCGCACCGTTGAAGCCTCCTGCGGCCGCGCCCAGGCTGGCCGACGCACATCGTGCCTACGCGGCGAGCCGGTACGCCGAGCTCGGCCGTACCTTGCCGGGTCTGCTCGCCCAGTTGCACGCCACCCACGATGCCGCGGCAGGCGGGGCCCGCGACACCGCAGCCGGGATGCTCGCCCGCGCCTACGTCCTGGCGTCGTCGCTGTGCGCCAAGGACGGCGAGGACGCGCTCGGATGGGTGCTCGCCGACCGGTCCTTGACGATGGCCCGCCATACGGGTGACGGGCTTCTGGTGGCGTCCGCCGCGCACACCATGGCCATCGCGATGCGCCGCGAGGGCCACCACGCCGGAGCAGTCGGTCTGCTCAGGACCACAGCCGAGCGGCTCGACGCCGATGGGCGTGACGCCACCGACGCGCTGATCGCCGCGTACGGGAACCTGCTGTGCACCGCCGCCTACGCCAGCGCTCAGGCGGGTCGCGCCGGCGATGCCGGCACCTTCCTCGACGAGGCCGCCTCGTCGGCCGGACGTCTGCGTCGGCCGGCTGACGGCAGGGTCATCCCGTTCAGCGCAGCCACCGTCAACATCTACGCGATCGGGGTGTACACGGCGCTCGGGGACACACCGGCTGCGCTCGACGCCGCCCGCCAGGTCGAGGCGGCGCAGCTGCCCGGGCCGGAACGGTACGGCCGGTACTGCGTCGACACCGCCCGCGCCTGGGCGGCCCACGGCCGACCGGAGCGGGCTGTGCAGGCGTTGCTCGCTGCCGAACGGCACGCCCCGGAAGAGGTACACCGGCCTTCGGTACGCGATCTCGTCTCCCGGCTGCGGTATGCGCCGACCAGCACACCGGAGGGACTGCGCGGGCTGGCCGCCCGTCTCGGCGTCAGGTGA
- a CDS encoding aminotransferase class V-fold PLP-dependent enzyme codes for MVADWDSERDLFDLPDDVAYFNTASLSPTLRSVHAAGESALSRRARPWEIGEADWFDDVERLRALAGRLVGGDAEGIALVPATSYGFAVAAANLAVEAGQQILVLAGEYPSGVYTWRRVAERSGVDIRTVTREDGQSWTQAVLAAIDERTGIVSVPNVHWTDGGLVDLEQVAARTRAAGARLVVDASQSLGVMPLDVATLRPDFVVSVGYKWLLGPFGRGYLWVGEEHRTGRPLEENWIVRAGSDNFAALVDYREEYLPGARRYDQGARTLFELTPMAVAALEQVLAWGPSNIAATLATITAQISTRIAAAGIGVTVTEPRGPHLLGLRVPAGAADRVAAALKDANCFVARRGDAIRVSPHLHVTQADVDRLVTTVIAGV; via the coding sequence GTGGTCGCTGACTGGGACTCCGAGCGGGATCTGTTCGACCTGCCCGACGACGTCGCGTACTTCAACACCGCCAGCCTGTCGCCGACGTTGCGGTCGGTTCACGCGGCCGGTGAGTCGGCGCTGAGCCGGCGGGCCCGGCCGTGGGAGATCGGTGAAGCCGACTGGTTCGACGACGTGGAGCGGCTGCGGGCGCTGGCCGGGCGGCTGGTCGGCGGCGACGCGGAGGGGATCGCGCTGGTGCCGGCGACCAGTTACGGGTTCGCGGTCGCCGCGGCCAACCTCGCGGTCGAAGCGGGGCAGCAGATCCTGGTCCTGGCGGGGGAGTACCCGTCCGGCGTCTACACCTGGCGGCGGGTGGCCGAGCGTTCCGGCGTGGACATCCGGACGGTGACCCGCGAGGACGGCCAGTCCTGGACGCAGGCGGTGCTGGCCGCGATCGACGAGCGGACCGGGATCGTGTCGGTGCCCAACGTGCACTGGACCGACGGCGGGCTGGTCGACCTCGAGCAGGTCGCCGCGCGAACCCGTGCGGCCGGCGCCCGGCTCGTCGTGGACGCCAGCCAGTCACTCGGGGTGATGCCGCTCGACGTCGCCACGCTGCGCCCCGACTTCGTCGTCTCGGTCGGCTACAAATGGCTGCTGGGCCCGTTCGGGCGCGGCTACCTGTGGGTCGGCGAAGAACACCGGACGGGCCGGCCCCTGGAGGAGAACTGGATCGTGCGGGCCGGCTCGGACAACTTCGCCGCGCTGGTGGACTACCGCGAGGAGTATCTGCCCGGCGCCCGCCGCTACGACCAGGGCGCGCGAACACTGTTCGAACTGACCCCGATGGCGGTCGCGGCCCTCGAACAGGTCCTGGCCTGGGGCCCGTCGAACATCGCCGCCACCCTCGCCACGATCACAGCGCAGATCTCCACCCGGATCGCGGCGGCCGGCATCGGCGTCACCGTCACCGAGCCGCGCGGCCCGCACCTGCTGGGCTTGCGCGTGCCCGCCGGCGCGGCCGACCGGGTCGCCGCCGCACTCAAGGACGCGAACTGTTTCGTGGCCCGCCGCGGCGACGCGATCCGGGTGTCGCCACACCTGCACGTGACGCAGGCTGATGTCGACCGCCTGGTGACGACCGTGATCGCCGGCGTTTGA
- a CDS encoding NAD(P)/FAD-dependent oxidoreductase has product MDVVVVGAGIAGLSCARALTEAGARVRVVERGRVVGGRLASKRYNGRYADIGAAYFVADDPGFAAQAASWQSRGLARPWTDTLLVYPGGTRTTGPVRWAAPGGLRSLAADLAAGLDVRLSTTLDAVPQDADAVVLAMPGPQALRLAPPAGIAEAAQAQRWQPVIAAVLTYPSREWGDLHGAFVNDHPALATICDDGDRRGDGAPVLVAHSSATLAAEHLDHPEAAAPILAGAVREVLGVAAEPEVHVHRWSFAQPEPVDAAYAVDGRVWLCGDAFGRPRVQTAWLSGRAVARALLGSDSAADQQFT; this is encoded by the coding sequence ATGGACGTTGTCGTGGTGGGCGCCGGGATCGCCGGGCTCTCCTGCGCCCGTGCCCTCACCGAGGCCGGTGCCCGGGTCCGGGTCGTCGAGCGCGGCCGGGTGGTGGGCGGCCGGCTGGCCAGCAAACGCTACAACGGCCGGTACGCGGACATCGGCGCCGCCTACTTCGTCGCCGACGATCCCGGCTTCGCCGCGCAGGCCGCCTCATGGCAGTCGCGTGGCCTGGCCCGGCCGTGGACGGACACCCTGCTCGTGTATCCCGGCGGAACGCGGACGACCGGACCCGTACGGTGGGCGGCTCCTGGCGGGTTGCGGTCCCTGGCTGCCGATCTCGCCGCCGGGCTCGATGTGCGGCTGTCGACCACGCTGGACGCGGTCCCGCAGGATGCGGACGCGGTCGTGCTCGCCATGCCGGGTCCCCAGGCGCTACGGCTTGCTCCACCGGCCGGCATCGCTGAGGCGGCGCAGGCGCAGCGCTGGCAGCCGGTGATCGCCGCCGTGCTGACCTATCCGTCGCGCGAGTGGGGCGACCTGCACGGCGCCTTCGTCAACGACCACCCCGCCCTGGCCACGATCTGCGACGACGGCGACCGTCGCGGCGACGGCGCTCCGGTCCTGGTCGCGCACTCGAGCGCCACGCTGGCCGCCGAGCACCTGGATCACCCCGAGGCTGCCGCGCCGATCCTGGCCGGCGCTGTCCGCGAGGTGCTCGGCGTCGCCGCCGAGCCCGAGGTGCACGTACACCGGTGGAGCTTCGCCCAGCCGGAGCCGGTCGATGCTGCGTACGCCGTCGACGGCCGCGTCTGGCTCTGCGGTGACGCTTTCGGCCGCCCGCGCGTCCAGACCGCCTGGCTGTCCGGCCGCGCCGTCGCCCGGGCACTGCTCGGGTCGGATTCAGCCGCCGATCAGCAATTCACGTAG
- a CDS encoding cation:proton antiporter regulatory subunit, producing MQLERTALPGVGVSYTFGTADGQRIGVVTRLGGRRELIAYDAEDHETVRHTAVLTDTEARTMAQLLGQPVFVDEVTHLTRGLDGVAAVRIPLVAGSPYCGGRLADLRSRTRTGASVVAVIRDGRAIASPEPGFVLRAGDAVVAVGDDAAVAALRELLIGG from the coding sequence ATGCAACTCGAGAGGACCGCTCTGCCGGGCGTGGGCGTGTCGTACACCTTCGGCACGGCCGACGGGCAGCGCATCGGTGTGGTCACGCGGCTCGGGGGCCGTCGGGAGCTGATCGCCTACGACGCCGAGGATCACGAGACGGTCCGGCACACTGCCGTCCTCACCGATACCGAGGCGCGCACCATGGCCCAGCTTCTCGGCCAGCCCGTGTTCGTGGACGAGGTGACGCACCTGACGCGTGGTCTGGACGGCGTGGCGGCAGTGCGCATCCCGCTGGTGGCAGGCTCGCCGTACTGCGGGGGACGGCTCGCTGACCTGCGTTCGCGTACCCGTACCGGTGCTTCTGTGGTCGCGGTGATCCGTGACGGCCGGGCGATCGCCTCGCCGGAACCGGGCTTCGTTCTCCGGGCCGGTGACGCGGTCGTCGCCGTCGGCGACGACGCGGCTGTCGCGGCGCTACGTGAATTGCTGATCGGCGGCTGA
- a CDS encoding universal stress protein, translated as MNAPVVVGFDGSATARSATLYAAREAQRRGTALQIIHALGWPVILPPFHAAYDLHDQGPRAAMLDLLAKAAHEVQQEHPTLQVTTQLLDGPAGATLLDASRNAQLLVAGHRGSGGFAGLLTGSVATQLAGHAHCPTVIVRGDDLSDDGPVVLGTDGSSGARLAAEAAFAQARLRNAELVLAYQSARTSSAGAIVTSNLPFWATVGDAAAGAHGVSARYPSVDYRTEVVSADSAAAGLIAVSRRISAGLLVVGSRGLGGFGGLILGSTSRSLIDHAPCPVMVVGPHRSRGR; from the coding sequence ATGAACGCCCCGGTAGTCGTCGGTTTCGACGGTTCGGCAACCGCGCGGAGCGCGACCCTCTACGCAGCGCGTGAGGCGCAGCGGCGCGGCACTGCTCTGCAGATCATCCACGCGCTGGGCTGGCCGGTGATCCTGCCACCGTTCCACGCCGCCTACGACCTGCATGATCAGGGTCCGCGTGCGGCGATGCTCGACCTGCTGGCGAAGGCGGCACACGAGGTCCAGCAGGAGCATCCGACCCTCCAGGTGACGACCCAGCTGCTGGACGGGCCGGCCGGTGCGACGTTGCTCGACGCCTCCCGTAACGCTCAACTGCTCGTCGCCGGGCATCGCGGTTCGGGCGGGTTCGCCGGGCTGCTCACCGGGTCGGTGGCGACCCAGCTCGCCGGCCACGCCCACTGCCCGACCGTGATCGTGCGCGGTGACGACCTGTCCGACGACGGGCCGGTCGTGCTCGGCACCGATGGTTCCTCCGGGGCCCGGCTCGCGGCGGAGGCCGCCTTCGCGCAGGCCCGGCTCCGCAACGCCGAACTGGTCCTGGCGTATCAGTCGGCGCGAACGAGTTCAGCCGGCGCCATCGTCACCAGCAACCTGCCGTTCTGGGCAACCGTCGGCGACGCCGCAGCGGGTGCGCACGGCGTCAGCGCCCGGTACCCGAGCGTCGACTACCGCACCGAAGTCGTGTCCGCTGATTCAGCGGCCGCAGGGTTGATCGCCGTGAGCCGGCGGATCTCGGCCGGCCTGCTCGTCGTCGGCTCCCGCGGTCTGGGCGGGTTCGGCGGGCTGATCCTGGGATCGACGAGCCGCAGCCTGATCGACCACGCGCCGTGCCCGGTGATGGTGGTCGGGCCGCATCGTTCTCGAGGCAGGTGA
- a CDS encoding TraR/DksA family transcriptional regulator — MTATTHGPAEAGASRLLRDILEEQYATRTERLTALVLCEAMPRHGGFDPRTLAALTRAARQDVADTAHALRRMSQDTYGTCEGCRRTIPLGRLRAYPDARFCVPCHQSRRH; from the coding sequence ATGACGGCCACCACGCACGGACCGGCCGAAGCCGGCGCCTCGCGACTGCTGCGCGACATCCTGGAGGAGCAGTACGCCACCCGCACCGAGCGGTTGACCGCACTGGTGCTGTGCGAGGCCATGCCCCGGCACGGCGGTTTCGACCCGCGCACCCTGGCGGCGCTGACGCGAGCGGCCCGCCAGGACGTCGCCGACACCGCCCATGCCCTGCGGCGCATGTCCCAGGACACGTACGGAACCTGTGAGGGATGCCGGCGAACCATTCCGCTCGGCCGCCTGCGGGCATACCCGGACGCCCGGTTCTGCGTGCCGTGCCATCAGAGCCGCCGGCATTGA
- a CDS encoding BON domain-containing protein yields the protein MQRQAEEVQRVLRSRLWIHPEQVRARVDAGTATLTGAVGRRSTADIAARLAATVPGISAVVNRIGYDVDDADLVRSRVNRTHPFSAEPFHPERARR from the coding sequence ATGCAGAGGCAGGCCGAGGAGGTCCAGCGGGTGTTGCGCAGCCGGCTGTGGATCCACCCGGAGCAGGTGCGGGCGCGCGTCGACGCCGGGACCGCGACTCTCACCGGCGCGGTGGGCCGCCGCTCCACCGCCGACATCGCCGCCCGGCTGGCGGCGACGGTTCCGGGGATCAGCGCGGTGGTCAACCGCATCGGCTACGACGTCGACGACGCCGACCTGGTCCGTTCCCGGGTCAACCGGACACATCCGTTCAGCGCGGAACCGTTCCACCCCGAGCGAGCCCGGCGATAG
- a CDS encoding CBS domain-containing protein, with the protein MRQWQVRDVMTTDVITASGDASVAEIVTLLTERRISAVPITDSFDVVLGVVSWTDLHEKIELGGEGGSRTGWRRRWTAPLLQWPHGTAAEVMSAPPLTIEAGAPLAAAARMMRRGDVGRLLVVDDESRLLGIVTRSDLLKMHDRLDAVIRDEVVHRVLGDTLRIPADTIQVAVDDGVVTLTRRAGWRGSAGTAIALSAAVPGVTGVVDRLTTSGKRLRRPAVPAAR; encoded by the coding sequence ATGCGGCAGTGGCAAGTACGTGACGTCATGACCACCGACGTGATCACCGCCTCCGGGGACGCCTCGGTGGCGGAGATCGTCACCCTGCTGACGGAGCGCCGGATCAGCGCGGTCCCGATCACCGACAGCTTCGACGTCGTCCTCGGCGTGGTGTCCTGGACGGACCTGCACGAGAAGATCGAGCTCGGCGGGGAAGGCGGGTCACGTACCGGGTGGCGGCGCCGGTGGACGGCCCCGCTGCTGCAGTGGCCGCACGGCACGGCTGCGGAGGTGATGAGCGCACCGCCGCTGACCATCGAAGCCGGCGCGCCGCTCGCGGCCGCCGCCAGGATGATGCGCCGAGGTGACGTCGGCCGCCTGCTGGTGGTCGACGACGAGAGCCGGCTGCTCGGCATCGTCACCAGGTCGGACCTTCTGAAAATGCATGATCGTCTCGACGCCGTCATCCGCGACGAAGTGGTGCATCGCGTCCTCGGCGACACCCTGCGCATCCCGGCCGACACGATCCAGGTCGCCGTGGACGACGGCGTCGTCACCCTCACCCGGCGCGCCGGGTGGCGGGGCAGCGCCGGCACCGCCATCGCGTTGTCGGCGGCGGTCCCGGGCGTCACCGGCGTCGTCGACCGGCTCACCACGTCCGGCAAGCGGCTGCGGCGCCCGGCCGTTCCGGCTGCCCGGTGA
- a CDS encoding PucR family transcriptional regulator → MTDRAGRPRRRRPSAPGPDDAWLVEVADGASRDAGGVPVQLLGDYLLLLADAAIDGRQVKKRELDAVGRLGRQAAEQGISAGRVVQLYLSAARRLWQDLPMVVRSRDREAVRAAASAVLQVVDKAVATLAEGYADARRDLVRREETLRRELIDDLLRGDSDLGTLVERAEPFGLDLAQSHQVALAAPSRRLPDADTAITALEAVVFDRLGDRDVLVATKDGLLVVIAPAEPPAGPAPSAMEAGNELGGLMHSELSRLPRGRPWRVAVGRAHPGLYGIARSYEEAREALTMAGRLNSDSPVTNAHDLLVYRVLLRDQPAMADLVQAVLTPLAQARGGAAPLLDTLDAYFATGTVATASAKRLHVSVRTVTYRLDRVKALTGYDPADPAHRFTLQAAVIGAKMLNWPQEPLPVPG, encoded by the coding sequence ATGACCGACCGCGCTGGACGGCCCCGTCGGCGCCGCCCCTCGGCGCCCGGCCCGGACGATGCGTGGCTCGTCGAGGTGGCCGACGGCGCCAGCCGCGACGCCGGCGGCGTTCCGGTGCAGTTGCTCGGCGACTATCTGCTGCTGCTCGCCGACGCGGCGATCGACGGGCGCCAGGTCAAGAAGCGCGAACTGGACGCGGTCGGCCGGCTCGGCAGGCAGGCGGCCGAGCAGGGCATCTCCGCCGGGCGCGTCGTACAGCTGTATCTGTCCGCGGCCCGGCGGCTGTGGCAGGACCTGCCGATGGTCGTACGGTCCCGCGACCGCGAAGCGGTGCGCGCGGCCGCGTCCGCGGTGCTGCAGGTCGTGGACAAGGCCGTCGCCACCCTCGCCGAGGGCTACGCGGACGCGCGCCGCGACCTGGTCCGGCGGGAGGAGACGCTGCGCCGCGAGCTGATCGACGATCTGCTGCGCGGCGACTCCGATCTGGGCACGCTGGTGGAGCGCGCGGAACCGTTCGGCCTGGACCTGGCCCAGAGCCACCAGGTGGCGCTGGCCGCGCCGAGCCGGCGGCTGCCGGACGCCGACACGGCCATCACCGCCTTGGAGGCGGTCGTGTTCGACCGGCTCGGCGACCGCGACGTGCTGGTGGCGACCAAGGACGGGCTGCTGGTGGTCATCGCGCCGGCCGAGCCCCCGGCGGGTCCGGCGCCGTCCGCGATGGAGGCGGGCAACGAACTCGGTGGTCTCATGCACAGCGAACTGAGCCGGCTGCCCCGCGGACGGCCCTGGCGCGTCGCCGTCGGCCGAGCCCACCCGGGCCTGTACGGCATCGCGCGCTCCTACGAGGAGGCCCGCGAGGCGCTCACCATGGCCGGGCGGCTCAACAGCGACAGCCCGGTCACCAACGCCCACGACCTGCTCGTCTACCGGGTGCTGCTGCGCGACCAGCCGGCCATGGCCGACCTCGTCCAGGCGGTGCTCACCCCGCTGGCCCAGGCGCGTGGCGGCGCCGCGCCGCTGCTGGACACACTGGACGCCTACTTCGCCACCGGCACCGTGGCCACCGCGTCGGCCAAACGCCTGCACGTCTCGGTGCGCACCGTCACGTACCGATTGGACCGGGTCAAAGCCTTGACCGGCTACGACCCGGCCGATCCGGCGCACCGGTTCACCCTGCAGGCGGCCGTGATCGGCGCGAAGATGCTCAACTGGCCGCAGGAACCGCTGCCGGTCCCGGGCTGA